The following coding sequences lie in one Anoplolepis gracilipes chromosome 4, ASM4749672v1, whole genome shotgun sequence genomic window:
- the LOC140665312 gene encoding neuropeptide CCHamide-2 isoform X2: MRTKLRATSGPVFSLYLLIVLLVVLISVSDKAHAKRGCASFGHSCFGGHGKRFDSTMRRNTLQESISQKFQESEVPSPNDELFYVLPNDEFRERPDKSLPFIRTRKDTQQFDPYPLSSLVNQWIASHRRPHRTDTDITNK, from the exons ATGAGAACCAAACTTCGCGCGACTTCCGGTCCCGTTTTCTCGCTCTACCTCCTGATCGTTCTGCTTGTAGTTTTGATTTCCGTCAGCGACAAGGCGCACGCTAAAC GTGGCTGTGCGTCATTTGGGCATTCCTGCTTCGGCGGCCATGGAAAAAGATTCGATTCGACTATGCGACGCAATACACTGCAGGAAAGTATTAGCCAGAAGTTTCAAGAATCTGAAGTACCATCGCCAAATGATGAATTATTCTACGTTCTTCCGAACGATGAATTCCGGGAACGTCCGGACAAGTCGTTACCTTTCATACGGACTCGTAAAGATACTCAACAATTCGACCCTTATCCTCTATCATCTTTAGTTAATCAATGG ATAGCATCTCATCGTCGTCCGCATCGCACAGATACAgatattactaataaataa
- the LOC140665310 gene encoding uncharacterized protein isoform X6, with amino-acid sequence MYMRTASNGSLIIAELCFNLRNEEIKLIIAQSGTEMYPRGRCNSAHGKRNDASTMRILAAKTLRGTPQNNIARSSKAQWILSRLIAGQPVLPLTDKYPVRWNGFPNDKTFIPSKWDTAPLNDDSTISVRVPINNENEKNKRKISNTQDTMLNMNEKLENIPEILLVSDEYDKPINNPQKLDIFKLLNEETGNMK; translated from the exons gAGGACGGCGTCTAATGGAAGTCTTATTATTGCtgaattatgttttaatctCCGGAACGAAGAAATCAAACTCATTATCGCGCAATCTGGCACCGAGATGTATCCGAGAGGCCGATGTAATTCAG cgcACGGGAAGCGCAACGATGCATCTACCATGCGCATTCTGGCAGCTAAGACTTTGAGAGGAACTCCGCAAAACAACATCGCGCGTTCTTCCAAAGCACAGTGGATTCTATCCCGTTTGATTGCCGGACAACCCGTATTACCGTTGACGGATAAATATCCTGTTAGATGGAACGGCTTCCCTAacgataaaacatttattccaTCAAAATGGGACACGGCACCACTGAATGATGATAGTACTATATCAGTCAG AGTTCCAATTAACAacgaaaacgaaaaaaataaacggaaGATTAGTAACACACAAGATACAATGCTTAATATGAACGAAAAACTTGAAAACATTCCAGAAATCTTGCTAGTTTCTGATGAGTACGATAAGCCTATTAATAATCCTCAAAAGTTAGACATATTCAAATTGCTG AATGAGGAGACtggaaatatgaaataa
- the LOC140665310 gene encoding uncharacterized protein isoform X4 → MYMRTASNGSLIIAELCFNLRNEEIKLIIAQSGTEMYPRGRCNSGSCLSYGHSCWGAHGKRNDASTMRILAAKTLRGTPQNNIARSSKAQWILSRLIAGQPVLPLTDKYPVRWNGFPNDKTFIPSKWDTAPLNDDSTISVRVPINNENEKNKRKISNTQDTMLNMNEKLENIPEILLVSDEYDKPINNPQKLDIFKLLNEETGNMK, encoded by the exons gAGGACGGCGTCTAATGGAAGTCTTATTATTGCtgaattatgttttaatctCCGGAACGAAGAAATCAAACTCATTATCGCGCAATCTGGCACCGAGATGTATCCGAGAGGCCGATGTAATTCAG GATCCTGTCTAAGTTACGGACATTCTTGTTGGGGAG cgcACGGGAAGCGCAACGATGCATCTACCATGCGCATTCTGGCAGCTAAGACTTTGAGAGGAACTCCGCAAAACAACATCGCGCGTTCTTCCAAAGCACAGTGGATTCTATCCCGTTTGATTGCCGGACAACCCGTATTACCGTTGACGGATAAATATCCTGTTAGATGGAACGGCTTCCCTAacgataaaacatttattccaTCAAAATGGGACACGGCACCACTGAATGATGATAGTACTATATCAGTCAG AGTTCCAATTAACAacgaaaacgaaaaaaataaacggaaGATTAGTAACACACAAGATACAATGCTTAATATGAACGAAAAACTTGAAAACATTCCAGAAATCTTGCTAGTTTCTGATGAGTACGATAAGCCTATTAATAATCCTCAAAAGTTAGACATATTCAAATTGCTG AATGAGGAGACtggaaatatgaaataa
- the LOC140665312 gene encoding uncharacterized protein isoform X1, protein MRTKLRATSGPVFSLYLLIVLLVVLISVSDKAHAKPREERNTGRRSTNNYVRKGGCASFGHSCFGGHGKRFDSTMRRNTLQESISQKFQESEVPSPNDELFYVLPNDEFRERPDKSLPFIRTRKDTQQFDPYPLSSLVNQWIASHRRPHRTDTDITNK, encoded by the exons ATGAGAACCAAACTTCGCGCGACTTCCGGTCCCGTTTTCTCGCTCTACCTCCTGATCGTTCTGCTTGTAGTTTTGATTTCCGTCAGCGACAAGGCGCACGCTAAAC cgcgagaagaaagaaatactGGCCGGAGGAGTACTAATAACTACGTTCGCAAAG GTGGCTGTGCGTCATTTGGGCATTCCTGCTTCGGCGGCCATGGAAAAAGATTCGATTCGACTATGCGACGCAATACACTGCAGGAAAGTATTAGCCAGAAGTTTCAAGAATCTGAAGTACCATCGCCAAATGATGAATTATTCTACGTTCTTCCGAACGATGAATTCCGGGAACGTCCGGACAAGTCGTTACCTTTCATACGGACTCGTAAAGATACTCAACAATTCGACCCTTATCCTCTATCATCTTTAGTTAATCAATGG ATAGCATCTCATCGTCGTCCGCATCGCACAGATACAgatattactaataaataa
- the LOC140665310 gene encoding uncharacterized protein isoform X7, translating into MALTLRKPRTMTIVVLTCIIMLIFCFADCAAGSCLSYGHSCWGAHGKRNDASTMRILAAKTLRGTPQNNIARSSKAQWILSRLIAGQPVLPLTDKYPVRWNGFPNDKTFIPSKWDTAPLNDDSTISVRVPINNENEKNKRKISNTQDTMLNMNEKLENIPEILLVSDEYDKPINNPQKLDIFKLLNEETGNMK; encoded by the exons ATGGCATTGACTTTGAGAAAACCTCGCACTATGACAATCGTCGTGCTGACCTGTATCATCATGTTAATCTTCTGCTTCGCTGATTGCGCGGCTG GATCCTGTCTAAGTTACGGACATTCTTGTTGGGGAG cgcACGGGAAGCGCAACGATGCATCTACCATGCGCATTCTGGCAGCTAAGACTTTGAGAGGAACTCCGCAAAACAACATCGCGCGTTCTTCCAAAGCACAGTGGATTCTATCCCGTTTGATTGCCGGACAACCCGTATTACCGTTGACGGATAAATATCCTGTTAGATGGAACGGCTTCCCTAacgataaaacatttattccaTCAAAATGGGACACGGCACCACTGAATGATGATAGTACTATATCAGTCAG AGTTCCAATTAACAacgaaaacgaaaaaaataaacggaaGATTAGTAACACACAAGATACAATGCTTAATATGAACGAAAAACTTGAAAACATTCCAGAAATCTTGCTAGTTTCTGATGAGTACGATAAGCCTATTAATAATCCTCAAAAGTTAGACATATTCAAATTGCTG AATGAGGAGACtggaaatatgaaataa